The Lactobacillus sp. ESL0680 DNA segment ATAAGAAAATCACGCAGGCGCAATACGATCAGGCGCGCAAAGAGAGCGTTAAAAAAGGTCTTAAGTATCATAGTCAAAAGGCGCAAACTAATTTGCGTAAAATTGACGACCCATATATTAAGGAAGCAATCGCTGAAGTACAAGCCAAGGGCTTTGACCCCTACCGTGATAACCTCAAGATTACAGTGAATATTGACCAAAAAGCTCAGAACAAACTTTATGAGCTTGCTAATAATGGTCAAGTGCCGTTTACCAGCGACCAAATGCAAGTTGGAGCTACCGTAGTTGATCCTAGCAGCGGCCATATTGTTGCGATTATCGGTGGCCGCCACTTACCTCCTGTCCAGTTAGGTCTTGATCGTGCTGTTCAGACTAGCCGTTCAACTGGGTCTTCAATTAAACCGGTCTTGGACTATGGTCCAGCAATTCAGTATCTAAATTGGTCAACCGCTAAGATGCTTGATGATAGTAAATACTATTACCCTGGTACCAATGTTCAGCTTTATGATTGGGATAACAAGTATGATGGCATGATGACCATGCGTCATGCCTTGGAGCAATCACGTAATGTCCCTGCTGTTAGGACTTTAAAACAGGTCGGTGTTCCGCGAGCTGCTGCTTTTGCCCAAAAATTAGGAATTAATGTTCCTAAGTCTTCCGGCTTGTCAGTAGCGATTGGGGCAAATGCTTCAAGTATGCAGATGGCTGGTGCCTTTAGTGCTTTTGCGACAATGGGTGTTTACCACAAACCGCAGTTTGTTTCTAAAATTGAAACTCCAGATGGTTTAACAAGAAACTATGATTCCGCTGGTGTTCGGGTAATGAGCAAGTCAACCGCTTATATGATTACTGACATGCTTAAGGGAGTAATTAAAACTGGTTCAGGTACTAGTGCTAAAATTGACGGCCTGCACCAAGCTGGTAAAACTGGTTCGGTTAAGTATTCCGATCAAGACCTAGCTCGCTACCCTGGCTATGCTTCAACGCCTAAAGATTCTTGGTTTGTTGGTTATACGCAAAGCTACGTCATGGGTGTTTGGACCGGCTATGATAATCTAAAAGACGGGACAATATCTGGTATTGGTCAGCAATCCGCCCAATTATTGTATAAGAGCATGATGTCGTATCTGATGCAGAACAAGGCCAATGTTGATTGGCAAAAGCCGGATTCAGTTATTCGGGCAAGAATTGCTAAAAACTCTAACCCACCTGAAGTTTCTACAAGTGGACAGTGGCA contains these protein-coding regions:
- a CDS encoding transglycosylase domain-containing protein: MANNKSSSNNQRQSRQEYRQKQPKPLWRRIVKWCLIAALLLIVSGIGLFAYYAKDAPNISQAQLESGGSSGFYTTNGKFLLSLGSEKRIYVKDSPKLQLLKDAIVSVEDKRFYKDKLGVDPIRIAGSMLTNAQSKSIAAGGSTITQQLVKLTVFSTDASQRTLRRKAQEAWLAMKVQREYTHDQILEFYINKVYMNYGNYGIGTAANYYYGKSIGKLDLAQTALLAGMPNRPTAYNPYTYPKYAKYRRDIVLGAMLDNKKITQAQYDQARKESVKKGLKYHSQKAQTNLRKIDDPYIKEAIAEVQAKGFDPYRDNLKITVNIDQKAQNKLYELANNGQVPFTSDQMQVGATVVDPSSGHIVAIIGGRHLPPVQLGLDRAVQTSRSTGSSIKPVLDYGPAIQYLNWSTAKMLDDSKYYYPGTNVQLYDWDNKYDGMMTMRHALEQSRNVPAVRTLKQVGVPRAAAFAQKLGINVPKSSGLSVAIGANASSMQMAGAFSAFATMGVYHKPQFVSKIETPDGLTRNYDSAGVRVMSKSTAYMITDMLKGVIKTGSGTSAKIDGLHQAGKTGSVKYSDQDLARYPGYASTPKDSWFVGYTQSYVMGVWTGYDNLKDGTISGIGQQSAQLLYKSMMSYLMQNKANVDWQKPDSVIRARIAKNSNPPEVSTSGQWQLFVRGHAPNGIVDDSSSYDEDDEKADTNSSSSTTNTQENHAVNQHQQQNGSTTQSHDSQHHTNTHQNNQNNNNQSEHHQSNSNNSSSSSTTNEGSSTTTTENNSTANKQHH